In Erigeron canadensis isolate Cc75 chromosome 1, C_canadensis_v1, whole genome shotgun sequence, a single window of DNA contains:
- the LOC122588890 gene encoding uncharacterized protein LOC122588890 has protein sequence MSRNFSNQRGDDFYNAALNFSPINSSAPSQVSHNSPSTPQYPPYIPSPNDYQYQQRLHYQQWLSQQQQPSTQPPPLVAVQPPPQPPPVAPQPPPVDIPESSIPERKVKRMASRKKGDAVDPPETKKAWTELEMKILIECWLNASEDPDFRTDRKGDIFWDTVMENYNAQVEFQRRKNQMTSKWRNIRAQVAKFNAIYAKYNDNRISGENDAQVMEEARQAYKDEVGAAFNMYDCWLLLKDKLLILTPSAVDVLGRNMKNRRPGVVDLESEDDVPAYEPVNLGTENELFGPDPYARPSKSKTPRTFTSSNAGSARSSASDIAARLEKHCSTRQEIMESQKESLAWIREEETKRTMYSAPSFMGTTKLDEEEKMFIKDAKKKLMADYSPLVRGPHGV, from the coding sequence TAACTTCTCCCCCATTAACTCCTCCGCTCCATCTCAAGTATCTCACAACTCACCATCCACACCACAGTATCCACCCTACATACCATCACCAAACGATTATCAATACCAACAAAGGCTACACTATCAACAATGGTTAtcccaacaacaacaacccTCAACCCAACCTCCACCACTAGTCGCGGTCCAACCACCACCACAGCCACCACCAGTCGCACCACAGCCACCACCAGTCGATATACCAGAGTCATCCATTCCAGAAAGGAAAGTTAAACGCATGGCGAGTCGCAAAAAGGGAGATGCAGTCGACCCACCCGAGACGAAGAAAGCTTGGACCGAGTTGGAGATGAAGATTTTGATCGAGTGTTGGCTCAATGCGTCTGAAGATCCAGACTTTAGGACCGATAGAAAGGGTGATATTTTTTGGGACACAGTGATGGAGAACTACAATGCACAAGTGGAATTTCAAAGAAGGAAGAATCAAATGACGTCAAAATGGAGGAATATTCGAGCCCAAGTTGCCAAGTTCAATGCCATTTATGCCAAGTACAATGATAACCGAATTAGTGGAGAAAACGACGCCCAAGTGATGGAAGAGGCGCGACAAGCCTACAAAGACGAAGTTGGAGCCGCGTTTAACATGTATGATTGTTGGTTACTTTTGAAGGATAAGCTGTTGATTCTCACGCCTTCCGCCGTTGATgttttgggtcgtaacatgaaAAACCGAAGACCAGGAGTTGTGGATCTTGAAAGTGAAGATGATGTTCCTGCCTATGAACCCGTCAATCTTGGAACCGAAAACGAACTCTTCGGGCCCGACCCGTATGCGCGTCCATCTAAATCAAAGACTCCCCGCACTTTCACCTCTTCCAATGCAGGTTCAGCTCGCTCATCAGCATCAGACATCGCAGCACGACTAGAGAAGCATTGTAGCACCCGACAGGAGATTATGGAGTCCCAGAAGGAGTCACTAGCTTGGATACGCGAGGAAGAAACAAAAAGGACAATGTATTCGGCACCTTCTTTCATGGGAACGACCAAGTTGGACGAAGAGGAGAAGATGTTCATAAAGGACGCGAAGAAGAAGCTCATGGCAGATTATTCACCGTTGGTCCGAGGTCCTCACGGTGTTTAG
- the LOC122588880 gene encoding F-box protein CPR1-like: MRVCSSTSSTIIKRVAKKPLLLATNIPEDVLLSNIFIRLPAKQLAQMRSLSKTWNALLSHPSFIQSHLDRSIKTNDEILVFFYNVDFSHREPCTAHPSGSPSEDLTKLIKPLPGYNSVIGSVNGLICYIKYYSYCHIHSLRIWNPSLSATIALPPYIDIGVYDPVPSFRFGFDPKTCDYKLVKIAYSFDMNDNLIEEFLPVEVYSMRKDSWESITERFPSHITCFRNLNEVYVDGYDGHVHWHCYVDTNYMLETIIAFDLNLETFSEILLPDAIQSNRGRSNALGVWSRKLCVISCIEDGDCEVWVMDKYKVATSWMKLHVLSGFSGNIDPIGFTLNVDSSTRVAQYIDSLVWPVARNVKHQL; encoded by the exons ATGAGGGTTTGTTCATCCACATCGTCCACAATTATTAAGCGTGTAGCAAAAAAGCCTTTATTATTAGCGACTAATATCCCCGAGGATGTGTTATTAAGCAACATATTCATTCGATTACCAGCAAAACAGCTTGCTCAAATGAGATCCCTCTCTAAAACCTGGAATGCCCTCTTGTCCCATCCCTCCTTTATCCAATCTCATCTCGACCGTTCAATCAAAACCAACGACGAaattcttgttttcttttacaATGTAGATTTTTCACACAGGGAACCGTGTACCGCCCACCCCTCAGGATCTCCTAGTGAAGACCTCACTAAATTAATCAAACCCTTACCTGGATACAACAGTGTTATTGGGTCGGTTAATGGCTTGATATGCTACATTAAATATTACTCATACTGTCATATTCATTCCCTTCGCATCTGGAACCCTTCTCTCTCAGCCACAATAGCTCTCCCACCCTATATTGATATTGGTGTATACGACCCCGTACCCTCTTTTCGGTTCGGGTTTGATCCCAAAACTTGTGATTATAAACTTGTTAAGATAGCATACAGTTTTGATATGAATGATAATTTGATTGAAGAGTTTCTTCCCGTAGAGGTGTATAGTATGCGAAAGGACTCATGGGAATCCATCACAGAAAGGTTTCCATCCCATATTACATGTTTTCGCAACCTCAATGAAGTTTATGTGGATGGATATGATGGACATGTTCATTGGCATTGTTATGTTGATACGAATTACATGCTTGAAACCATAATAGCATTTGATTTGAATCTTGAAACTTTTAGTGAGATTTTGCTTCCAGACGCTATACAAAGCAATCGAGGAAGGAGTAATGCTTTGGGAGTTTGGTCCCGAAAGCTTTGTGTGATTTCCTGCATCGAAGATGGTGATTGTGAGGTGTGGGTGATGGATAAGTATAAGGTGGCTACCTCATGGATGAAACTACATGTGTTATCCGGGTTTAGTGGCAATATTGATCCGATTGGATTCACTTTGAATG ttgactcatcaACCAGAGTTGCTCAGTATATTGACAGTCTTGTTTGGCCGGTAGCACGCAACGTGAAGCATCAATTGTGA